In Williamwhitmania taraxaci, a single genomic region encodes these proteins:
- a CDS encoding helix-turn-helix and ligand-binding sensor domain-containing protein, translating to MRYRTVHGFVFVLAILTWLIPASSKGQSNSNPHAIKPYLTGNINISSQSWGICQNSTTQLIYFANTQGLVEFNGLSSRIWKHPEQKTIRSIQIDATGKIFTGSFEDFGYWTTEQNGNLTYHSLSNKITTPQNDEIWKIYLQHGKVYFQSFTSIYIYDYKTVKRIAAPTIILFMFPTADDFIVQGLSEGLYQLKKEEFTLIPGSQIFKESKVHAIIPTGNKTFLICTDSKGIYKYDGTAFKPFTSEVSSFLSYYNCNAGIQVNDTLFAFGTILNGIVFSNNKGQIIRQYNYSNGLKNNTVLSIYRDNLKGIWVGLDEGAGYLGIENPFTPYFNPTGTLGTIYTVLRDADNLYIGTNHGLFIASISEINNSYSFSDIQMIPGSQGQVWTLIKHKGQIFCGHNEGTFLVKGTRMQKISNVTGCWTIKPYADKLVEGTYTGLVMLGQNGENWQIHHRIAGYFEPTRHIEVDYLGYIWAAHPQRGVYKLELNETMDTISKSEFYQSASRSESNFDVYSINNTIVFTSSNLLYRYNYDQKRIELFSSLNKSLLEYAQAKQIIPFHKNEYWFILPNKLALFSISKDFNATKKFELLSRNAEITSRDINILPLALNTILLPDNNLFSVCDLSLATKRNLQIKPTITRLEFSGKNKTRTFSTQKVNTISIEYATNNLTIWFAFPAGIEQVEKNFYYKLDELDNGWHKTTLDNITYLNLKHGSYNFRIKTETGDDAAMVKFTIKKPWYMTWYAYILYIAVVVSLTLLFKRIFTVDVRRRNQLREYALSQNRLESELSIKTNEQMLTMRFLMQKNEILTQLQEKIQLLKNDSSKYPVKYIRDIEKVITEGLDLQTEEWKGAMNNLKLSEQGFFKELKEKNPNLTPHDLRLCSYLRMNFTTREIARLLNISTRGVEIGRYRLRRKLGLTHDENLTEFLMSFSPEKE from the coding sequence ATGCGCTACCGCACTGTTCACGGCTTTGTTTTTGTTTTAGCCATACTTACTTGGCTTATACCTGCTTCAAGCAAAGGGCAATCCAATAGCAATCCCCACGCTATAAAGCCATACCTCACCGGAAACATCAATATCTCAAGCCAAAGTTGGGGGATTTGCCAAAATTCCACAACCCAACTTATCTACTTTGCCAATACTCAAGGATTGGTAGAGTTCAACGGGCTGTCGAGTCGAATTTGGAAGCACCCCGAACAGAAGACTATTCGCTCCATTCAAATTGATGCAACGGGAAAGATTTTTACCGGTTCATTCGAGGATTTTGGGTATTGGACTACTGAACAGAATGGCAACCTCACCTATCACTCTCTCTCCAACAAGATTACCACACCGCAAAACGACGAAATATGGAAGATCTACCTCCAGCATGGGAAAGTTTACTTCCAATCGTTTACCTCCATATATATTTACGATTACAAGACCGTGAAGCGCATAGCTGCGCCCACCATAATCTTATTTATGTTCCCAACAGCCGATGATTTCATTGTCCAGGGGCTCAGCGAGGGGCTTTATCAATTAAAAAAGGAAGAGTTTACCCTAATCCCCGGCAGTCAAATATTCAAGGAGAGCAAGGTCCATGCAATTATACCCACCGGCAATAAAACGTTTCTGATTTGTACCGACAGTAAGGGTATTTACAAATATGACGGCACCGCTTTCAAACCATTTACCTCCGAAGTATCATCTTTTCTGAGCTACTATAATTGCAATGCAGGCATTCAGGTTAATGATACCTTATTTGCATTTGGCACAATTTTAAACGGCATTGTTTTCAGCAATAATAAGGGTCAAATTATTCGTCAGTATAACTACTCCAATGGCCTAAAGAATAATACGGTGTTGTCGATTTATCGCGACAACCTCAAGGGTATTTGGGTTGGGCTCGATGAGGGAGCAGGTTACCTTGGAATTGAAAATCCATTTACCCCTTACTTTAATCCTACAGGTACATTGGGGACCATTTACACTGTTCTTCGCGATGCTGACAACCTATACATTGGTACTAACCATGGGCTATTCATTGCCTCGATAAGCGAGATAAACAACAGCTATAGTTTTTCGGACATACAGATGATACCGGGTAGCCAAGGCCAGGTGTGGACATTGATAAAGCACAAGGGACAAATCTTCTGCGGCCATAACGAGGGCACTTTTCTGGTAAAAGGTACTAGAATGCAAAAAATATCGAACGTAACCGGTTGCTGGACTATTAAACCTTATGCAGACAAACTGGTGGAAGGAACCTACACCGGACTGGTAATGCTTGGGCAAAATGGAGAAAACTGGCAAATACACCACCGTATTGCTGGCTACTTTGAACCCACGCGCCACATAGAGGTCGACTATCTTGGATATATCTGGGCTGCACACCCCCAGCGAGGCGTGTATAAGTTGGAACTAAACGAAACCATGGATACGATAAGCAAGTCGGAGTTTTACCAAAGCGCTTCCCGATCGGAATCTAACTTCGACGTTTATTCCATTAATAACACCATCGTCTTCACATCCTCGAATCTTCTATACCGATACAACTATGACCAAAAAAGAATAGAACTATTCTCCTCTCTTAACAAATCACTGCTGGAGTATGCCCAGGCAAAGCAAATTATTCCCTTTCATAAGAATGAGTATTGGTTCATTCTTCCCAATAAGCTGGCACTATTCTCCATCTCCAAGGACTTTAATGCAACTAAAAAGTTTGAACTGTTAAGCCGAAATGCCGAAATTACTTCCCGTGATATTAACATTTTGCCGCTTGCGCTCAATACCATACTGCTTCCCGACAACAACCTCTTCTCGGTATGCGATCTATCGCTTGCCACAAAGCGCAATTTGCAGATAAAACCAACCATAACCCGATTGGAATTCAGCGGAAAGAATAAGACCCGAACTTTCTCGACCCAAAAGGTTAATACCATTTCGATAGAATATGCAACAAACAACCTTACCATTTGGTTTGCCTTTCCGGCTGGCATCGAACAGGTCGAGAAAAACTTTTACTACAAGTTGGATGAGTTGGATAACGGTTGGCATAAAACTACCCTCGACAACATTACCTACCTTAACCTAAAGCATGGTAGTTACAATTTTCGCATAAAAACAGAGACAGGAGATGACGCTGCGATGGTGAAATTCACCATCAAAAAACCATGGTATATGACATGGTATGCCTACATACTATATATTGCTGTGGTTGTAAGTTTAACATTGCTCTTTAAACGAATATTCACCGTTGACGTGCGAAGAAGAAATCAGCTCAGGGAATATGCGCTCAGCCAAAACCGATTGGAAAGCGAACTCAGTATAAAAACAAATGAGCAGATGTTAACCATGCGCTTTCTGATGCAGAAGAATGAAATTCTTACCCAATTGCAGGAAAAGATTCAGCTGCTTAAGAACGATTCGTCCAAATATCCAGTAAAGTATATCCGTGACATTGAGAAGGTAATTACCGAGGGGCTTGACTTACAAACTGAAGAGTGGAAGGGAGCCATGAATAATCTTAAACTATCGGAGCAGGGTTTTTTCAAGGAACTCAAGGAAAAGAACCCCAACCTTACGCCCCATGATTTACGCCTTTGCTCATACCTGCGCATGAATTTCACCACAAGAGAGATAGCACGGTTGTTAAACATTTCCACACGAGGTGTTGAGATAGGTCGATATCGGCTGCGACGAAAGTTGGGCTTGACACACGACGAAAATCTCACCGAATTCCTTATGAGTTTCTCGCCAGAGAAGGAGTAG